One window of the Amycolatopsis mediterranei genome contains the following:
- a CDS encoding S1 family peptidase: MKIARLLGAAATAVMATGALAATAVPASGQDLLNPDMVPAMQRDLGLTHDQALARLKNEDVANKVTESLTAALGDAFGGATYNAATGKAHVTTTNAALAGKIREAGAEAEVVKFSARQLNSTVDRLNAADKAAPAAITGWGVDDATNRVTLDVLQGQRAAADAFLAKSNVDKTAVTIRETATKPTTFANIRGGDAYYIGGSARCSVGFSTTTGFLTAGHCGALTGGGALTGSNGASLGSWITYRFPGSDYAAVRTNSNWTPVAQMNNGTAVRGSSNAATGSSVCKAGSTTGWTCGTIGAKNQSVRYSEGTVNGMTATNVHSAAGDSGGGFIAGNYAQGLLSGGNSSVTYFFPIAPALSGTGTTLKTS; this comes from the coding sequence ATGAAGATCGCGAGACTTCTCGGTGCCGCTGCCACCGCGGTGATGGCGACGGGCGCGCTGGCCGCGACCGCCGTCCCCGCGTCGGGCCAGGACCTGCTGAACCCGGACATGGTGCCCGCCATGCAGCGGGACCTCGGCCTGACCCACGACCAGGCGCTCGCGCGGCTGAAGAACGAGGACGTCGCGAACAAGGTCACCGAGTCGCTCACCGCGGCCCTCGGCGACGCGTTCGGCGGCGCCACCTACAACGCCGCCACGGGCAAGGCGCACGTCACCACGACGAACGCCGCGCTGGCCGGCAAGATCCGCGAAGCCGGTGCGGAAGCCGAAGTCGTCAAGTTCAGCGCGCGGCAGCTCAATTCCACTGTGGACAGGCTGAACGCCGCCGACAAGGCCGCGCCCGCCGCGATCACCGGCTGGGGCGTCGACGACGCCACCAACCGCGTCACCCTCGACGTGCTGCAGGGCCAGCGCGCCGCCGCGGACGCGTTCCTCGCGAAGTCCAATGTGGACAAGACCGCGGTGACGATCCGCGAAACGGCCACCAAGCCGACGACGTTCGCCAACATCCGGGGTGGCGACGCCTACTACATCGGTGGTTCGGCCCGCTGTTCGGTCGGCTTCTCCACGACCACCGGCTTCCTCACCGCCGGCCACTGCGGCGCGCTCACCGGCGGCGGCGCGCTGACCGGGTCGAACGGCGCATCGCTCGGCAGCTGGATCACCTACCGCTTCCCGGGCAGCGACTACGCGGCGGTCCGCACCAACAGCAACTGGACCCCCGTCGCGCAGATGAACAACGGGACCGCGGTGCGTGGTTCGTCGAACGCCGCGACCGGCTCGTCGGTCTGCAAGGCCGGCTCGACCACCGGCTGGACCTGCGGCACCATCGGCGCCAAGAACCAGAGCGTCCGCTACTCCGAGGGCACGGTCAACGGCATGACCGCGACCAACGTCCACTCGGCGGCCGGTGACTCGGGCGGCGGTTTCATCGCCGGCAACTACGCGCAGGGCCTGCTGTCCGGCGGCAACTCGTCCGTGACGTACTTCTTCCCGATCGCCCCGGCGCTGTCGGGCACCGGCACCACCCTCAAGACCAGCTGA
- a CDS encoding SsgA family sporulation/cell division regulator yields MHTDAVHQSQFVLLNESTTPVLSRLSYHAHEPFAVTVAFRTERGRWIEWTFARDLLVAGLDEPAGLGDVRIRPDLSDDEDFLTLEIESPDGYASFELEVEDVRTFLDASTELVPLGEESAHFDVDGLIEEISNV; encoded by the coding sequence GTGCACACCGACGCCGTACACCAGAGCCAGTTCGTGCTGCTGAACGAGAGCACCACGCCCGTCCTGTCCCGCCTGTCCTACCACGCCCACGAACCCTTCGCGGTGACCGTGGCCTTCCGGACCGAGCGCGGCCGGTGGATCGAGTGGACCTTCGCGCGTGACCTCCTCGTGGCCGGGCTCGACGAGCCGGCCGGCCTCGGCGACGTCCGGATCCGCCCGGATCTCTCCGATGACGAAGACTTCCTCACCCTGGAAATCGAGTCACCGGACGGCTATGCGTCGTTCGAGCTCGAAGTCGAAGACGTCCGGACCTTCCTGGACGCGTCAACCGAACTGGTGCCGCTCGGCGAAGAGAGCGCGCACTTCGACGTCGACGGGCTGATCGAGGAGATCAGCAACGTCTGA
- a CDS encoding Lrp/AsnC family transcriptional regulator, with amino-acid sequence MRTPDLDQLDIAILACLQADARTIAETIGAKVGLSAAAVQRRIKRLREAGVIEREVAVLSPEALGLGMTFVVTVEMERENLAVFDGFRRQVLAEDAIQQCYYVTGTADFVLIVTCPDMAAFEAFTRRMFFDNPNVRHFTTSVAMDRVKVGLSLPLDP; translated from the coding sequence GTGCGGACACCCGACCTCGACCAGCTGGACATCGCCATCCTCGCCTGTCTCCAGGCGGACGCCCGCACGATCGCCGAAACGATCGGCGCGAAGGTCGGGCTCTCGGCCGCGGCGGTGCAGCGGCGGATCAAGCGGCTGCGCGAGGCCGGCGTCATCGAGCGCGAGGTGGCGGTGCTGTCGCCGGAGGCGCTCGGGCTGGGCATGACGTTCGTGGTGACGGTCGAGATGGAGCGGGAGAACCTCGCGGTCTTCGACGGGTTCCGCCGCCAGGTGCTGGCCGAAGACGCGATCCAGCAGTGCTACTACGTCACCGGCACGGCGGACTTCGTGCTGATCGTGACGTGCCCGGACATGGCGGCCTTCGAGGCGTTCACCCGGCGGATGTTCTTCGACAACCCGAACGTCCGGCACTTCACGACCAGCGTGGCGATGGATCGCGTGAAGGTCGGGCTCAGCCTGCCGCTCGACCCGTGA
- a CDS encoding beta-ketoacyl-ACP synthase III → MPAPAAVLTGLGSWLPTKVLDNHEIAARLDTSDEWIRTRTGIRERRVAGPGESTVDLAVGAGREALGGTSADAVVLATATPDQPCPASAPQVAARLGLGTAAAFDVNAVCSGFVYALATAAGFIAGGLAERVLVIGADTFTTLIDPNDRTTVPIFGDGAGAVLLRAGEAGEPGAFGPFDLHSEGEHAELLWVEAGGARKRLSDTPADRFLAMQGTAVFRHACARMAESSRTVLDRAGWMVGDVDRFVGHQANIRILQATAKQLGMPADAVVANIDRVGNTSAASIPLALADAHADGTLVPGHRVLLSAFGAGLTWGSTVLRWPDLDQLP, encoded by the coding sequence GTGCCCGCACCTGCCGCCGTGCTGACCGGTCTCGGTTCGTGGTTGCCGACGAAAGTCCTGGACAACCACGAAATCGCCGCCCGGCTCGACACCTCGGACGAGTGGATCCGGACCCGCACCGGGATCCGCGAACGCCGCGTCGCCGGGCCCGGTGAGTCCACTGTGGATCTCGCGGTCGGGGCGGGCCGCGAAGCGCTCGGGGGCACGTCGGCCGACGCCGTCGTCCTCGCCACCGCCACGCCCGACCAGCCCTGCCCGGCCAGCGCACCGCAGGTCGCCGCCCGGCTCGGGCTCGGCACGGCCGCGGCGTTCGACGTCAACGCCGTCTGCAGCGGCTTCGTCTACGCCCTCGCCACGGCCGCCGGCTTCATCGCGGGCGGGCTGGCCGAGCGCGTGCTCGTGATCGGCGCCGACACCTTCACCACGCTCATCGACCCCAACGACCGGACCACCGTGCCGATCTTCGGTGACGGCGCGGGCGCGGTCCTGCTGCGCGCGGGGGAGGCCGGCGAGCCGGGCGCGTTCGGCCCGTTCGACCTGCACAGCGAGGGCGAACACGCCGAACTGCTGTGGGTCGAGGCCGGTGGCGCCCGGAAGCGGCTTTCCGACACCCCGGCCGACCGCTTCCTCGCCATGCAGGGCACGGCCGTGTTCCGCCACGCCTGCGCGCGCATGGCGGAGTCGTCGCGGACGGTGCTCGATCGCGCGGGCTGGATGGTCGGCGACGTCGACCGCTTCGTCGGGCACCAGGCGAACATCCGGATCCTCCAGGCGACGGCCAAGCAGCTCGGCATGCCCGCCGACGCCGTGGTCGCCAACATCGACCGGGTCGGCAACACCAGTGCCGCGTCCATCCCGCTCGCCCTGGCCGACGCCCACGCCGACGGCACTCTCGTGCCCGGTCACCGCGTGCTGCTGAGCGCGTTCGGCGCCGGCCTGACCTGGGGCTCGACCGTGCTGCGCTGGCCGGACCTGGATCAGCTGCCCTGA
- a CDS encoding adenylate/guanylate cyclase domain-containing protein, which yields MRKIAVKNFRVVLRTSLGFAGLGLGSSVAGSGVVALLLVLQGLPNDVGDRGWVLGLTAAGIVAAALLAGTLWTAWLQRRTVIWFVLGRPPSASEARRALRLPVDMAVVSGTLWLIGTVILTVLAGTLGSSDDAVGMATVIGLGGLTTVGLTYLAAEWVARPVMTIALDVLPPRGSLPVTVLTRLVVTWALASGVPLVGVLLIATPPEPGSGDHTASLIMLSVIGLGVGAIGTALLARAVAAPLHRLRVALDEIARGNNDVVVDVDDSSEIGLLQTSVNQLAAGLREQARMRDLFGRHVGAEVARHALEYGASLSGDVREVTALFVDVVDSTALAYRTPPEELVGKLNRLFAAVVSAVNARGGLVNKFQGDAALCIFGAPTRLADAPTAALAAARAIRDAVRAAGELDLGVGVSSGPVFAGQLGTSSRFEYTVIGDAVNEAARLTELAKAVPSRVLASDAVVSTALAGEAAHWQKHGELELRGRAEATPTWTTGPQGS from the coding sequence GTGCGCAAGATCGCCGTGAAGAACTTCCGGGTGGTGTTGCGCACCAGCCTGGGCTTCGCCGGGCTGGGCCTCGGCTCGAGCGTCGCCGGCTCCGGCGTGGTCGCGCTGCTGCTGGTGCTGCAGGGCCTGCCGAACGACGTCGGCGACCGCGGCTGGGTGCTCGGCCTGACCGCGGCCGGCATCGTCGCCGCGGCGCTGCTCGCCGGGACGCTGTGGACGGCGTGGCTGCAGCGCCGCACCGTGATCTGGTTCGTGCTCGGGCGCCCGCCGTCGGCCAGCGAGGCGCGGCGCGCGCTGCGGCTGCCGGTCGACATGGCGGTGGTCAGCGGCACCCTCTGGCTCATCGGCACCGTCATCCTCACCGTGCTCGCCGGGACACTCGGCTCGAGCGACGACGCGGTCGGCATGGCCACGGTGATCGGGCTCGGCGGGCTCACCACCGTCGGCCTCACCTACCTCGCGGCCGAGTGGGTGGCGCGGCCGGTGATGACGATCGCCCTGGATGTCCTGCCACCGCGCGGCTCGCTGCCGGTCACCGTGCTGACCCGGCTGGTCGTCACCTGGGCGCTGGCCAGCGGCGTCCCGCTGGTCGGCGTGCTGCTCATCGCCACGCCCCCGGAGCCGGGCTCGGGCGACCACACCGCGAGCCTGATCATGCTTTCGGTGATCGGCCTCGGCGTGGGCGCGATCGGCACGGCACTGCTGGCCAGGGCGGTCGCGGCGCCGCTGCACCGGCTGCGCGTGGCGCTCGACGAGATCGCGCGCGGCAACAACGACGTCGTCGTGGACGTCGACGACTCCAGCGAGATCGGCCTGCTCCAGACGTCGGTGAACCAGCTCGCTGCCGGCCTGCGCGAACAGGCGCGGATGCGGGACCTGTTCGGCCGGCACGTCGGCGCCGAGGTCGCCCGGCACGCCCTGGAGTACGGCGCGTCCCTCTCGGGCGACGTCCGCGAGGTCACGGCGTTGTTCGTCGACGTCGTCGACTCGACCGCGCTGGCCTATCGCACCCCGCCGGAGGAACTGGTCGGGAAGCTGAACCGGCTGTTCGCCGCGGTCGTCTCCGCGGTCAACGCGCGCGGCGGGCTGGTCAACAAGTTCCAGGGGGACGCCGCGCTGTGCATCTTCGGCGCGCCGACGCGGCTCGCGGACGCCCCGACGGCCGCACTGGCCGCGGCGCGGGCGATCCGGGACGCGGTGCGCGCGGCCGGCGAGCTCGACCTCGGCGTCGGCGTCTCCAGCGGCCCGGTGTTCGCCGGGCAGCTCGGCACCAGCAGCCGGTTCGAGTACACCGTGATCGGCGACGCGGTCAACGAGGCCGCGCGGCTCACCGAACTCGCCAAGGCGGTCCCGTCACGGGTGCTCGCCAGCGACGCCGTCGTCTCCACGGCGCTGGCGGGCGAAGCCGCCCACTGGCAGAAGCACGGCGAGCTGGAGCTGCGCGGCCGCGCGGAGGCGACGCCGACCTGGACGACCGGCCCTCAGGGCAGCTGA
- a CDS encoding class I SAM-dependent methyltransferase → MTDFAWLEQVPSDRPALIVAEGLTMYLKPESGTELFRRLVEKFPSDELICDLFSRTAIKTQKLNGPVRKAGATLYWGVDDPRELERCGLTCESSLDAGHWASPEVPARLGRITRFQLRMLKVFPPPARTAHIVRYRF, encoded by the coding sequence GTGACCGACTTCGCGTGGCTCGAGCAGGTGCCATCGGACCGGCCGGCGCTGATCGTCGCCGAGGGCCTCACGATGTACCTGAAACCCGAGAGCGGCACCGAACTGTTCCGCCGGCTGGTCGAGAAGTTCCCGTCGGACGAGCTGATCTGCGACCTCTTCAGCCGGACGGCCATCAAGACCCAGAAGCTCAACGGGCCGGTGCGCAAGGCGGGCGCGACGCTGTACTGGGGCGTCGACGACCCGCGCGAGCTCGAGCGCTGCGGCCTCACGTGTGAGTCCTCATTGGACGCCGGCCACTGGGCGAGCCCGGAGGTGCCGGCCAGGCTGGGGCGGATCACCCGGTTCCAGCTGCGGATGCTGAAGGTCTTCCCGCCGCCGGCCCGGACCGCGCACATCGTGCGGTACCGCTTCTGA
- a CDS encoding FadR/GntR family transcriptional regulator: MDTEQVWSATVDRLRARIDSGDLPPGSRLPAERVLCEELGISRGSLRQALRVLASIGYVQIRAGSGTYVREQQEQPLRTWFTEHDQLVEKLFDLRATVEPTLAERLARHAGAKTVSRLEDNVAEMAQAAEAGDMLHVIAADAEFHRVIAQNAGNDDVAGLLRSVLALVGEERRAALRLPGQIRKAVADHRAILDAIRRSDPAAARELTLKHLVDAKTYAHDYAAHPETR, translated from the coding sequence GTGGACACCGAGCAGGTCTGGAGCGCGACCGTCGACCGGCTGCGGGCGCGGATCGACTCCGGCGACCTGCCGCCCGGCTCGCGGCTGCCCGCCGAGCGCGTCCTCTGCGAAGAGCTGGGCATCAGCCGGGGGTCGTTGCGGCAGGCCCTGCGCGTCCTCGCCTCCATCGGGTACGTCCAGATCCGCGCCGGCTCCGGCACCTACGTGCGCGAGCAGCAGGAACAGCCGCTGCGGACCTGGTTCACCGAGCACGACCAGCTCGTCGAAAAGCTCTTCGACCTGCGCGCCACCGTCGAGCCGACCCTCGCCGAACGGCTGGCCCGGCACGCGGGAGCGAAGACCGTGAGCCGGCTCGAGGACAACGTCGCCGAGATGGCGCAGGCCGCCGAAGCCGGGGACATGCTGCACGTCATCGCCGCCGATGCCGAGTTCCACCGGGTGATCGCGCAGAACGCCGGGAACGACGACGTCGCCGGGCTGCTGCGGTCCGTGCTCGCCCTGGTCGGCGAGGAGCGGCGGGCGGCGCTGCGGCTGCCCGGGCAGATCCGCAAGGCCGTCGCCGACCACCGCGCCATCCTCGACGCCATCCGCCGGTCCGATCCCGCCGCCGCCCGCGAGCTGACCCTCAAGCACCTGGTGGACGCCAAGACCTACGCGCACGACTACGCCGCCCACCCCGAAACGCGCTAG
- a CDS encoding sulfite exporter TauE/SafE family protein, with translation MTWWHALIVVVAGIWAGTINAVVGSGTLVTFPVLVALGYPPVTATTSNAIGLAPGTLSGAWGYRHELTGYWRQTAKFAVASFFGAIGGTILLLSLPKDAFEAVVPVLVGLAVILVIVQPKVSKWVAKRREENGEEHKPGPLLMFFIFLIGIYGGYFTAAQGVMLMAVMGMLLSEPLQKLNGVKNVLAAVVNLVAGIIYAFVAPVSWAVVLWLAVGSTAGGFLGAKIGRRLPPAVLRGVIVVIGVAAVVQLVVKQFAK, from the coding sequence ATGACGTGGTGGCACGCCCTGATCGTCGTGGTCGCCGGGATCTGGGCGGGGACCATCAACGCCGTCGTGGGGTCGGGGACGCTCGTCACCTTCCCCGTGCTCGTCGCGCTCGGGTATCCGCCCGTGACCGCCACCACCTCGAACGCCATCGGCCTCGCGCCCGGGACCCTCAGCGGTGCCTGGGGTTACCGGCACGAGCTCACGGGCTACTGGCGGCAGACCGCCAAGTTCGCGGTCGCGTCCTTCTTCGGCGCCATCGGGGGCACCATCCTGCTGCTGTCGCTGCCGAAGGACGCCTTCGAAGCCGTCGTTCCGGTGCTGGTGGGGCTGGCCGTGATCCTCGTGATCGTGCAGCCGAAGGTGTCCAAGTGGGTCGCCAAGCGTCGCGAAGAGAACGGCGAAGAGCACAAACCCGGGCCGCTGCTGATGTTCTTCATCTTCCTCATCGGCATCTACGGCGGGTACTTCACCGCCGCGCAGGGCGTGATGCTGATGGCCGTGATGGGGATGCTGCTTTCGGAGCCGCTGCAGAAGCTCAACGGCGTCAAGAACGTGCTCGCCGCCGTCGTCAACCTCGTCGCCGGGATCATCTACGCGTTCGTCGCGCCGGTCAGCTGGGCCGTCGTGCTGTGGCTGGCCGTCGGCTCGACCGCCGGCGGCTTCCTCGGCGCGAAGATCGGCCGGAGGCTGCCGCCGGCGGTGCTGCGCGGCGTGATCGTGGTGATCGGTGTCGCCGCCGTCGTCCAGCTGGTGGTCAAGCAGTTCGCGAAGTGA